In one Synergistales bacterium genomic region, the following are encoded:
- a CDS encoding FCD domain-containing protein encodes MNEQSTQNETLILALQALGHATEPLGAGSLARALRDMGSPVSMATAGRILWELDEKGYVEKVSNKGRVLSTEGQAYLEEVEARGKNNMLAQALLDELHLRTPGDLLDILVARRAIERETARLAAVNASEEDLAEIRAFAEILDGGEEQGRSISVMDRMFHEAIAQAGKNSVLIATLKLVRQDVHVQHAFAFIRRQEGRHLGGDHMPVYEAVAGRDPDAAERAMLRHIDNIVRDVEHYCREEDLAGDSSER; translated from the coding sequence ATGAACGAACAGTCTACGCAGAACGAAACCCTCATTCTGGCGCTTCAGGCGCTGGGGCACGCCACCGAGCCCCTCGGTGCCGGTTCGCTGGCCCGTGCGCTGCGGGACATGGGTTCGCCCGTCAGCATGGCCACCGCCGGCCGGATTCTCTGGGAGCTCGACGAGAAGGGATACGTGGAGAAGGTGAGCAACAAGGGGCGTGTGCTTTCCACCGAGGGACAGGCCTACCTTGAGGAGGTAGAGGCCCGGGGGAAGAACAACATGCTGGCCCAGGCGCTTCTCGACGAGCTCCATCTGCGAACGCCCGGGGATCTGCTGGATATCCTTGTCGCCAGAAGGGCCATCGAACGGGAGACCGCCCGCCTTGCGGCCGTCAATGCCTCCGAGGAGGATCTGGCGGAGATCAGGGCCTTCGCCGAGATCCTCGACGGCGGGGAGGAGCAGGGACGCAGTATCTCCGTGATGGACCGCATGTTCCACGAGGCCATCGCCCAGGCGGGGAAGAACAGCGTTCTGATCGCCACGCTCAAGCTCGTGCGGCAGGACGTGCATGTCCAGCATGCCTTCGCCTTTATCCGCCGCCAGGAAGGACGCCATCTCGGCGGCGACCACATGCCTGTCTACGAGGCCGTCGCCGGAAGGGATCCCGATGCGGCCGAACGCGCCATGTTGCGGCATATCGACAATATCGTCCGCGACGTGGAGCACTACTGTCGGGAGGAGGATCTCGCCGGGGATTCTTCTGAGCGGTAG